A genomic segment from Janibacter sp. DB-40 encodes:
- the tsaD gene encoding tRNA (adenosine(37)-N6)-threonylcarbamoyltransferase complex transferase subunit TsaD, which yields MSDAVTEQPLVLGIETSCDETGVGIVRGTELLVDAIASSVDEHARFGGVVPEVASRAHLEAMVPMIEKACRESGVALADLDGVAVTAGPGLAGALMVGVASAKALSVALGIPLYGVNHLASHVAVDIVEHGPLPEPTMAMLVSGGHSSLLLVPDVTHDIRSLGATIDDAAGEAFDKVARVLGLPFPGGPHIDRAASDGQITIDFPRGLSSRRDMERHRFDFSFSGLKTAVTRWVEAERAAGRDVPVGDVAASFQEAVTDVLTRKAVLACREHDVAALQIGGGVAANSRLREMARQRCEEAGVALRVPRRSLCTDNGAMVASLGAQLMLKGRPASDPSLPADSSLPVTDVRTGLPVEVDHDH from the coding sequence ATGAGTGACGCCGTGACCGAGCAGCCCCTCGTCCTGGGCATCGAGACCTCGTGCGACGAGACCGGTGTCGGCATCGTCCGCGGCACCGAGCTGCTCGTCGACGCCATCGCCTCGAGCGTCGACGAGCACGCGCGATTCGGCGGGGTCGTGCCGGAGGTCGCCTCCCGTGCACACCTCGAGGCCATGGTCCCGATGATCGAGAAGGCCTGCCGCGAGTCGGGCGTGGCGCTCGCGGACCTCGACGGCGTCGCCGTGACCGCCGGTCCGGGTCTGGCCGGGGCGCTCATGGTCGGGGTCGCCTCCGCCAAGGCGCTGTCGGTCGCCCTGGGCATCCCGCTCTACGGGGTCAACCACCTCGCCAGCCACGTGGCCGTGGACATCGTCGAGCACGGCCCGCTGCCGGAGCCGACGATGGCCATGCTCGTCAGCGGCGGGCACTCCTCCCTCCTACTCGTCCCGGACGTCACCCACGACATCCGCAGTCTCGGCGCGACGATCGACGACGCGGCGGGGGAGGCCTTCGACAAGGTCGCCAGGGTGCTCGGGCTGCCCTTCCCGGGCGGCCCGCACATCGACCGCGCCGCGAGCGACGGGCAGATCACCATCGACTTCCCACGGGGGCTCTCCAGCCGCAGGGACATGGAGCGTCACCGCTTCGACTTCTCCTTCTCCGGGCTGAAGACCGCCGTGACCCGTTGGGTGGAGGCCGAGCGGGCAGCCGGGCGTGACGTGCCCGTCGGCGACGTCGCGGCGTCCTTCCAGGAGGCGGTCACCGACGTGCTGACCCGCAAGGCCGTGCTCGCCTGCCGCGAGCACGACGTGGCCGCCCTGCAGATCGGCGGCGGCGTCGCCGCCAACAGCAGGTTGCGCGAGATGGCGCGGCAACGGTGCGAGGAGGCGGGGGTCGCACTGCGCGTCCCACGCCGTAGCCTGTGCACCGACAACGGCGCCATGGTCGCCAGCCTCGGGGCCCAGCTGATGCTCAAGGGCCGCCCGGCGAGCGACCCGTCGTTGCCCGCGGACAGCTCGCTACCCGTCACCGACGTGCGCACCGGTCTGCCCGTGGAGGTCGACCACGACCACTGA
- a CDS encoding ACT domain-containing protein: protein MRTVVVSLIAADRPGLVTELAAVVAEQGGNWLESQMGRLGGTFAGAVLVELEDERVEDLSAAVRDLRDVDVVEVTAATTAATADPGDAPVRVVAIGQDQPGIVREVTRALADRGLGIREFHSSTSDAPMSGERLFEATAVVGAAEDADLTDLRTALDEVSEQLRLDIQIDDGEEDNPAWGEVPELG from the coding sequence ATGCGCACCGTCGTCGTCAGCCTCATCGCCGCCGATCGCCCCGGACTGGTCACCGAGCTCGCGGCCGTCGTCGCCGAGCAGGGCGGCAACTGGCTGGAGAGCCAGATGGGCCGGCTGGGCGGCACCTTCGCCGGGGCTGTCCTGGTCGAGCTCGAGGACGAGCGGGTCGAGGACCTGTCGGCCGCCGTGCGCGACCTGCGCGATGTCGACGTCGTCGAGGTGACGGCGGCGACCACCGCCGCGACCGCGGACCCGGGTGACGCCCCGGTCCGCGTGGTCGCCATCGGCCAGGACCAGCCCGGCATCGTGCGCGAGGTGACCCGGGCGCTCGCCGACCGGGGGCTGGGCATCCGGGAGTTCCACTCCTCCACGAGCGATGCCCCGATGAGCGGCGAGCGGCTCTTCGAGGCGACGGCGGTCGTGGGGGCGGCCGAGGACGCCGACCTCACCGATCTGCGCACCGCGCTGGACGAGGTCTCGGAGCAGCTGCGGCTGGACATCCAGATCGACGACGGCGAGGAGGACAACCCGGCCTGGGGCGAGGTCCCCGAGCTGGGCTAG
- the alr gene encoding alanine racemase — MDTTAPRPESPTTASSATLPPTASTHGLTAWADIDLGAISDNVAQLGRLAGDADVMAVIKGDAYGHGLVPVAHAALAGGATYLAIAQLSEAMAARAAGVTAPVLTWLFPPGADLAAAIRADLTLSAGAPWALAEIAAAARGLGTTARVHIKADTGLGRGGAWADDLAWMLVEAARLEAEGVVDVEGIFSHFAYADAPDHPTVRAQQDTFVAILADAERAGLRPRIRHLANSAATLTNPSAQFDMVRPGVSIYGLSPVPDLGGPTHFGLREAMRVTARLINVKTAGAGQGISYGHQYTTKGETRLGLVPLGYADGIPRHAGNVGPVQADGRQFTVAGRVCMDQFVLDLGPGSTAAAGDEVVVFGREADGEPTAQDWAAAIDTINYEIVTRLGARVPRRYLGGR, encoded by the coding sequence ATGGACACCACAGCACCCCGCCCCGAGTCACCGACCACCGCCTCCTCCGCGACGCTGCCGCCCACGGCGTCGACGCACGGCCTGACCGCCTGGGCCGACATCGACCTCGGCGCCATCAGCGACAACGTCGCCCAGCTGGGTCGCCTCGCCGGTGACGCGGACGTCATGGCCGTGATCAAGGGCGACGCCTACGGCCACGGCCTCGTGCCCGTCGCCCACGCGGCGCTCGCCGGCGGCGCGACCTACCTCGCGATCGCCCAGCTGTCCGAGGCGATGGCTGCCCGGGCAGCAGGAGTGACCGCACCCGTGCTCACCTGGCTCTTCCCGCCCGGGGCCGACCTGGCCGCAGCGATCCGGGCCGACCTGACCCTCTCCGCGGGCGCACCCTGGGCGCTGGCCGAGATCGCCGCAGCCGCGCGCGGGCTGGGCACCACCGCCCGCGTCCACATCAAGGCCGACACCGGCCTGGGTCGCGGGGGCGCCTGGGCGGACGACCTCGCCTGGATGCTCGTCGAGGCCGCGCGCCTCGAGGCCGAGGGCGTCGTCGACGTCGAGGGGATCTTCTCCCACTTCGCGTACGCGGACGCGCCGGACCACCCCACCGTGCGGGCCCAGCAGGACACCTTCGTGGCGATCCTCGCCGACGCGGAGCGTGCCGGGCTGCGTCCGCGCATCCGCCACCTGGCCAACTCCGCGGCGACGCTGACCAACCCGTCCGCGCAGTTCGACATGGTGCGACCCGGGGTCTCGATCTACGGGCTCTCGCCGGTTCCCGACCTCGGCGGCCCGACCCACTTCGGGCTGCGCGAGGCGATGCGGGTGACCGCCCGCCTGATCAACGTCAAGACCGCAGGGGCCGGGCAGGGCATCTCCTACGGCCACCAGTACACGACGAAGGGGGAGACCCGGCTGGGTCTCGTCCCGCTCGGCTACGCGGACGGCATCCCGCGCCACGCGGGCAACGTGGGGCCGGTGCAGGCCGACGGGCGGCAGTTCACGGTGGCCGGCCGGGTCTGCATGGACCAGTTCGTCCTCGACCTCGGGCCGGGCAGCACCGCTGCCGCGGGGGACGAGGTGGTCGTCTTCGGCCGGGAGGCCGACGGTGAGCCGACGGCCCAGGACTGGGCCGCCGCCATCGACACGATCAACTACGAGATCGTCACCCGCCTCGGGGCCCGCGTCCCGCGCCGATACCTGGGAGGACGCTGA
- a CDS encoding betaine/proline/choline family ABC transporter ATP-binding protein (Members of the family are the ATP-binding subunit of ABC transporters for substrates such as betaine, L-proline or other amino acids, choline, carnitine, etc. The substrate specificity is best determined from the substrate-binding subunit, rather than this subunit, as it interacts with the permease subunit and not with substrate directly.), which translates to MAAITASNLYKVFGRRPERGVQALQQGADRDELRALGLTPAVIDASFSVDPGEIFVVMGLSGSGKSTLIRMVNGLLQPTSGEVHIGDTNVTRAKGESLRRVRREHVSMVFQHFALLPHRTVGENAAYALEVQGVNRADRERRAEEALKMVDLGGWGAYRPDEMSGGMRQRVGLARALAAETDIMLMDEAFSALDPLIRREMQDKLVELQNQLDKTVLFITHDLNEAMRLGDRIAMMRAGRIEQIGTAEQILNDPANNYVAQFVQDVDRSRVITADGIMETPPVVVGPEQGPLAAQKLMRETQTSWLVVVGRDRTLVGLVHEGDVARAVRERSDLLPVIPRDRVPTASTDTLLADMFRDASDANSPVVVVDDEDRVLGTVPHVTLLAAASSGQDVPPPPDHVVPPPGEHDGEPAMTGEVQ; encoded by the coding sequence GTGGCTGCGATCACCGCAAGCAATCTGTACAAGGTCTTCGGGCGGCGCCCCGAGAGAGGGGTCCAGGCCCTCCAGCAGGGCGCCGACCGCGACGAGTTGCGCGCCCTGGGCCTGACCCCCGCCGTCATCGATGCCTCCTTCTCGGTGGACCCGGGAGAGATCTTCGTCGTCATGGGCCTGTCCGGCTCGGGCAAGTCGACCCTCATCCGGATGGTCAACGGACTGCTGCAGCCGACCTCGGGCGAGGTCCACATCGGTGACACCAACGTCACCCGGGCGAAGGGGGAGAGCCTGCGCCGGGTGCGACGCGAGCACGTGAGCATGGTCTTCCAGCACTTCGCGCTGCTGCCGCACCGCACCGTCGGGGAGAACGCCGCCTACGCGTTGGAGGTCCAGGGCGTCAACCGCGCCGACCGCGAGCGGCGGGCCGAGGAGGCCCTGAAGATGGTCGACCTCGGCGGCTGGGGCGCCTACCGGCCGGACGAGATGTCCGGCGGCATGCGCCAGCGCGTCGGCCTCGCCCGCGCCCTCGCCGCGGAGACCGACATCATGCTCATGGACGAGGCCTTCAGCGCCCTCGACCCGCTGATCCGCCGGGAGATGCAGGACAAGCTCGTCGAGCTGCAGAACCAGCTCGACAAGACGGTCCTCTTCATCACCCACGACCTCAACGAGGCGATGCGCCTGGGCGATCGGATCGCGATGATGCGCGCCGGGCGGATCGAGCAGATCGGCACGGCCGAGCAGATCCTCAACGACCCGGCCAACAACTACGTCGCGCAGTTCGTCCAGGACGTCGACCGCAGCCGGGTCATCACGGCCGACGGGATCATGGAGACCCCGCCGGTGGTCGTCGGGCCGGAGCAGGGGCCCCTCGCCGCACAGAAGCTCATGCGCGAGACCCAGACCTCCTGGCTCGTCGTCGTCGGCCGCGACCGCACCCTCGTCGGTCTGGTCCACGAGGGCGATGTGGCCAGGGCGGTGCGCGAGCGCAGCGACCTGCTGCCGGTCATCCCGCGTGATCGGGTGCCCACGGCCTCCACCGACACCCTGCTCGCGGACATGTTCCGCGACGCCTCCGACGCCAACAGCCCCGTCGTCGTCGTCGACGACGAGGACCGGGTCCTCGGCACAGTCCCGCACGTGACCCTGCTGGCGGCGGCGTCGAGCGGGCAGGACGTCCCCCCACCGCCCGACCACGTCGTCCCCCCACCCGGTGAGCACGACGGGGAGCCGGCGATGACGGGGGAGGTGCAGTGA
- the tsaE gene encoding tRNA (adenosine(37)-N6)-threonylcarbamoyltransferase complex ATPase subunit type 1 TsaE, whose product MTLVLPDADATVDVGRRLAGLLRAGDLVVLTGGLGAGKTTLTRGLGEGLGVRGPVTSPTFVIARIHPSLGEGPELVHADAYRLGGIAELDDLDLDADLDDAVTVVEWGAGLAEGLAEDRLEITLVADPATEERTMGVHAVGPRWDGVAIEALLAPGEGSRR is encoded by the coding sequence ATGACGCTGGTGCTGCCCGACGCCGACGCGACCGTCGACGTCGGCCGCCGACTCGCCGGTCTGCTGCGCGCGGGCGACCTCGTGGTGCTCACCGGGGGCCTCGGCGCCGGCAAGACCACCCTCACCCGGGGCCTGGGGGAGGGCCTGGGCGTGCGCGGGCCGGTCACCTCACCGACCTTCGTCATCGCCCGGATCCACCCCTCGCTCGGCGAGGGGCCCGAGCTGGTCCACGCGGACGCCTACCGACTCGGCGGCATCGCGGAGCTGGACGACCTCGACCTCGACGCGGACCTCGATGACGCCGTGACGGTCGTCGAGTGGGGTGCGGGCCTGGCGGAGGGACTGGCCGAGGACCGCCTCGAGATCACCCTCGTCGCCGACCCCGCGACCGAGGAGCGCACCATGGGCGTGCACGCCGTCGGCCCCCGGTGGGACGGCGTCGCGATCGAGGCGCTGCTGGCGCCCGGCGAAGGGAGCAGGCGATGA
- a CDS encoding alpha/beta hydrolase — translation MAGTAKDPGGTDPTTRRAGHAAATGVGLAAALVGGAAIAGAGLAGRTAARRSRANAVTAPDKVHVFPFEADKILAVPASDGVVLHVEVDEPEGWADSGRPTVVLVHGFVLNLSSWIHQRRELVDAGYRVVSYDQRNHGRSEHGDLASCVIDQLGRDLRAVIDATSPEGDLVLVGHSMGGMTIMSFAGRYPQLTRDRVVGAALIATSAGGDSLVQLGLGQRFDRIIAAIGPGVLANLSNRDGLWGGARAAGRGIESWAVQKYAFGTEMPRDLLRQVATMVFGTRLDAIGAFLPELDTLDIRDALPALVETPVLIVAGSRDVLTPPAHSDRLAEALPAAELVVVPGVGHVLQLERPGAVTDAIFGLLERPHGEDAARDAKRAKGAVREDTA, via the coding sequence ATGGCCGGCACCGCGAAGGACCCGGGCGGCACGGACCCGACGACGAGGCGTGCCGGCCACGCCGCCGCCACCGGCGTCGGGCTCGCCGCCGCGCTCGTGGGAGGGGCCGCGATCGCCGGGGCCGGTCTCGCGGGTCGCACGGCGGCGCGCCGCTCGCGAGCGAACGCCGTCACCGCCCCCGACAAGGTGCACGTCTTCCCCTTCGAGGCCGACAAGATCCTCGCGGTGCCCGCCAGCGACGGTGTCGTGCTGCACGTCGAGGTCGACGAGCCGGAGGGGTGGGCCGACAGCGGCCGTCCGACCGTCGTCCTCGTGCACGGCTTCGTGCTCAATCTCAGCTCCTGGATCCACCAGCGCCGCGAGCTCGTCGACGCCGGGTACCGCGTGGTCAGCTACGACCAGCGCAACCACGGCCGCTCCGAGCACGGCGACCTCGCCTCCTGCGTCATCGACCAGCTCGGCCGGGACCTGCGGGCCGTCATCGACGCGACGAGCCCGGAGGGGGACCTCGTCCTCGTCGGCCACTCCATGGGTGGCATGACGATCATGAGCTTCGCCGGGCGGTACCCGCAGCTCACCCGCGACCGGGTCGTCGGCGCGGCGCTCATCGCGACGAGTGCCGGTGGGGACAGCCTCGTCCAGCTCGGCCTCGGGCAGCGCTTCGACCGCATCATCGCTGCGATCGGTCCGGGCGTCCTGGCCAACCTCTCCAACCGCGACGGCCTGTGGGGCGGCGCCCGGGCAGCCGGTCGCGGCATCGAGTCCTGGGCGGTGCAGAAGTACGCCTTCGGTACCGAGATGCCCAGAGACCTGCTGCGGCAGGTCGCGACGATGGTCTTCGGCACCCGGCTGGACGCCATCGGCGCCTTCCTGCCCGAGCTGGACACCCTCGACATCCGCGACGCGCTGCCGGCCCTGGTGGAGACACCCGTGCTCATCGTCGCCGGGTCCCGCGACGTCCTGACCCCGCCGGCGCACAGTGACCGGCTCGCGGAGGCGCTGCCGGCCGCGGAGCTCGTCGTCGTCCCCGGGGTCGGCCACGTCCTCCAGCTGGAGCGACCCGGGGCCGTCACCGATGCGATCTTCGGCCTGCTCGAGCGGCCCCACGGCGAGGACGCCGCGCGGGACGCGAAGCGGGCGAAGGGAGCCGTCCGGGAGGACACGGCATGA
- a CDS encoding OmpA family protein codes for MSRRSRATTGTLAALLVLPLAAVPAHGDGVDDLPEITPAQLAASVHDLQPNTSDIRSQITPLERKVSSEAIALNSDVLFAFDEARISSRAQRAIGDVVEEIPQGASVTITGYTDDVGEEDYNQRLSTERARAVEEAVTRARPDLDTTARGRGSADPVEPNSTGGEDNPRGRAKNRRVEIRYG; via the coding sequence GTGAGCCGGCGGTCGCGGGCGACCACCGGGACCCTCGCCGCCCTGCTCGTCCTGCCCCTGGCCGCCGTCCCGGCGCACGGCGACGGGGTCGACGACCTGCCGGAGATCACGCCCGCCCAGCTGGCGGCCTCGGTGCACGACCTCCAGCCGAACACCAGCGACATCCGGTCGCAGATCACCCCGCTCGAGCGGAAGGTCTCCTCGGAGGCGATCGCCCTCAACAGCGACGTCCTCTTCGCCTTCGACGAGGCGAGGATCAGCTCCCGTGCGCAGCGGGCCATCGGTGACGTGGTCGAGGAGATCCCGCAGGGCGCGTCGGTGACGATCACCGGCTACACCGATGACGTCGGCGAGGAGGACTACAACCAACGGCTGTCGACCGAGCGGGCCCGGGCCGTGGAGGAGGCCGTGACCAGGGCCCGCCCCGACCTGGACACCACCGCACGAGGACGAGGCAGCGCCGATCCCGTCGAGCCCAACAGCACGGGCGGGGAGGACAACCCCCGCGGCCGCGCCAAGAACAGACGCGTCGAGATCAGGTACGGGTGA
- the rimI gene encoding ribosomal protein S18-alanine N-acetyltransferase — translation MSAAAAPGTTTVREVRWQDLEQLADLETELFGAEAWSLASWWGELAGRPRREYLLAEDEGGVAGYAGLDHGGEVSDVMTIAVLPRARRTGLGRRLLEELVDRSVRAGAQRLLLEVREDNTAARALYAARGFELLQTRARYYPGGVDALVLALDLT, via the coding sequence GTGAGCGCCGCGGCAGCCCCGGGGACGACGACCGTGCGCGAGGTGCGCTGGCAGGACCTCGAGCAGCTCGCGGACCTGGAGACCGAGCTCTTCGGCGCCGAGGCCTGGAGCCTCGCCTCGTGGTGGGGCGAGCTCGCCGGGCGTCCCCGCCGCGAGTACCTCCTCGCGGAGGACGAAGGGGGCGTGGCCGGCTACGCCGGCCTCGACCACGGCGGGGAGGTCAGCGACGTCATGACCATCGCCGTCCTGCCCCGGGCCCGCCGCACCGGCCTCGGTCGTCGCCTCCTCGAGGAGCTCGTCGACCGCTCCGTCCGCGCCGGCGCCCAGCGGCTCCTGCTCGAGGTCCGCGAGGACAACACGGCCGCCCGGGCGCTGTACGCGGCCCGCGGCTTCGAGCTGCTGCAGACCAGAGCCCGGTACTACCCGGGTGGGGTGGACGCCCTCGTCCTCGCCCTCGACCTGACCTAG
- the mgrA gene encoding L-glyceraldehyde 3-phosphate reductase — MTYHVDDYQADPARYDDVEYRRCGRSGLQLPPISLGLWHNFGDHEPLATQRAVLRRAFDLGVTHFDLANNYGPPYGSAERNFGTVLSEDLRRYRDELVISTKAGWDMWPGPYGQIGGSRKYLLASLDQSLQRMGLDYVDIFYSHRFDPDTPLEETMGALDSAVRQGKALYVGISSYGPERTREAYAILREMGTPLLIHQPSYSMLNRWVEDELLDTIEDLGVGAIAFSPLAQGLLTDKYLGGIPEDSRAGREGTGIAGQLTEDNLAHIRALNDIAGERGQTLAQMALAWALRDRRITSVLVGARTVAQLENSLGALDSAGFTDEELARIDEHAVEGGINWWAESAQG, encoded by the coding sequence ATGACCTACCACGTGGACGACTACCAGGCCGACCCGGCCCGCTACGACGACGTCGAGTACCGGCGCTGCGGCCGCTCCGGGCTGCAGCTGCCGCCGATCTCGCTGGGCCTGTGGCACAACTTCGGCGACCACGAGCCGCTGGCGACCCAGCGGGCGGTGCTGCGCCGGGCCTTCGACCTGGGCGTGACCCACTTCGACCTGGCGAACAACTACGGACCTCCCTACGGCAGCGCCGAGCGCAACTTCGGCACCGTGCTCTCCGAGGACCTGCGCCGGTACCGGGACGAGCTGGTCATCTCCACCAAGGCCGGCTGGGACATGTGGCCGGGGCCGTACGGCCAGATCGGCGGATCACGCAAGTACCTGCTCGCCTCGCTCGACCAGTCCCTGCAGCGGATGGGTCTGGACTACGTGGACATCTTCTACAGCCACCGTTTCGACCCGGACACCCCGCTCGAGGAGACGATGGGGGCGCTGGACTCCGCGGTGCGTCAGGGCAAGGCGCTCTACGTGGGCATCTCCTCCTACGGGCCGGAGCGCACGCGGGAGGCCTACGCGATCCTGCGCGAGATGGGCACCCCGCTGCTGATCCACCAGCCCTCCTACTCGATGCTCAACCGCTGGGTCGAGGACGAGCTGCTCGACACGATCGAGGATCTCGGCGTGGGCGCGATCGCCTTCTCCCCCCTGGCCCAGGGGCTGCTGACCGACAAGTACCTCGGCGGGATCCCCGAGGACTCCCGCGCCGGTCGCGAGGGCACCGGTATCGCGGGACAGCTGACCGAGGACAACCTCGCGCACATCCGCGCGCTCAACGACATCGCCGGCGAGCGCGGGCAGACCCTCGCCCAGATGGCACTGGCGTGGGCGCTGCGCGACCGGCGCATCACCTCCGTGCTGGTCGGGGCACGCACCGTCGCCCAGCTGGAGAACAGCCTCGGCGCGCTGGACTCGGCCGGCTTCACCGACGAGGAGCTGGCCCGGATCGACGAGCACGCCGTCGAGGGCGGCATCAACTGGTGGGCGGAGTCGGCGCAGGGCTGA
- the tsaB gene encoding tRNA (adenosine(37)-N6)-threonylcarbamoyltransferase complex dimerization subunit type 1 TsaB, with protein MRILAMDTATSAITVAVHDGGQVLASRSTVDARRHTELLAPLLIGVMRAAGTAAEEVTHVAVGTGPGPFTGLRVGLVTARTFAHARGISVHGVCSLDALAGAAATGGHEGELLVATDARRKEVYWARYRCTDGAIERLGDPAVDKPADLPDAVRALPTAGRGPLLYPELLPHGTGLLDVDAGALATLAAQRITAGEAMPVEPLYLRRPDAMVPSAPKPATAPRQQQQRRRPDRRAEQAQQ; from the coding sequence ATGAGGATCCTCGCGATGGACACGGCCACCTCGGCCATCACCGTGGCGGTGCACGACGGCGGGCAGGTCCTCGCCTCCCGGAGCACGGTCGATGCGCGCCGGCACACCGAGCTCCTCGCGCCGCTGCTCATCGGGGTCATGAGGGCCGCCGGTACCGCCGCCGAGGAGGTCACCCACGTGGCCGTCGGAACCGGCCCCGGCCCCTTCACCGGACTTCGCGTCGGCCTCGTCACCGCGCGGACCTTCGCCCACGCCAGGGGGATCAGCGTGCACGGTGTGTGCTCACTCGACGCCCTGGCGGGTGCGGCAGCGACCGGCGGCCACGAGGGCGAGCTGCTCGTCGCCACGGACGCCCGTCGCAAGGAGGTCTACTGGGCCCGCTACCGCTGCACCGACGGCGCCATCGAGCGGCTGGGCGACCCCGCCGTGGACAAGCCCGCCGACCTGCCGGACGCCGTCCGCGCCCTGCCGACCGCCGGCCGCGGCCCCCTTCTCTACCCGGAGCTGCTGCCGCACGGCACCGGCCTCCTCGACGTCGACGCCGGTGCCCTGGCCACGCTCGCGGCACAGCGCATCACGGCGGGCGAGGCCATGCCGGTCGAGCCGCTCTACCTGCGCCGTCCCGACGCGATGGTCCCGTCCGCGCCGAAGCCGGCCACCGCCCCGCGCCAGCAGCAGCAGCGACGCCGTCCCGACCGGCGGGCCGAGCAGGCCCAGCAGTGA